One genomic segment of Nocardia spumae includes these proteins:
- a CDS encoding HAD family hydrolase — protein MVATDVDGTLLDEWERVTPRTRAAVAALIADGVPFVLATGRPPRWIDPVIEGLGYAPLCVCGNGAVIYDSAADRILHSSSLDVPSLEWIAELAERVLPGCGLAAERVGSSAHDAATPQFVSSPEYEHAWLNPDDTQVSRREVISAPAIKMLIRMRGVASAEMQAALAPHLAGRADLTYSTDNGLIELSAPGITKAAGLSVVAQRLGVEPAAIVAFGDMPNDVPMLRMAGHGVAMGNAHPEARAAADEITASNSEDGVARILERWWDS, from the coding sequence ATGGTGGCCACCGATGTCGATGGCACGCTGCTCGACGAGTGGGAACGGGTGACGCCACGCACACGCGCCGCCGTGGCCGCGCTGATCGCGGACGGGGTGCCGTTCGTTCTGGCCACCGGCCGCCCGCCGCGCTGGATCGATCCGGTGATCGAGGGGCTGGGCTACGCGCCGCTGTGCGTCTGCGGCAACGGCGCGGTGATCTACGACAGCGCCGCCGACCGCATCCTGCACAGCAGCTCCCTCGACGTGCCGAGTCTGGAGTGGATCGCGGAGCTGGCCGAACGAGTACTGCCCGGCTGCGGCCTGGCCGCCGAGCGGGTCGGCAGCAGCGCCCACGACGCCGCCACCCCGCAGTTCGTCAGCTCGCCCGAATACGAGCACGCATGGCTGAACCCCGACGACACCCAGGTCTCGCGGCGAGAGGTCATCTCGGCACCGGCGATCAAGATGCTGATTCGCATGCGCGGTGTCGCGAGCGCCGAGATGCAGGCCGCCCTGGCGCCACACCTCGCCGGGCGGGCCGATCTCACCTACTCCACCGACAACGGCCTGATCGAACTGTCGGCGCCCGGGATCACCAAGGCCGCGGGACTCAGCGTGGTCGCCCAGCGTCTCGGGGTGGAACCGGCCGCGATCGTCGCCTTCGGCGATATGCCCAACGATGTGCCCATGTTGCGCATGGCCGGTCACGGCGTCGCCATGGGGAACGCACACCCGGAGGCCCGGGCCGCCGCCGATGAGATCACCGCGTCCAACTCCGAGGACGGGGTCGCCCGGATCCTCGAACGCTGGTGGGACAGCTGA
- a CDS encoding ABC transporter permease, translating to MTGFLLRRALNYVVLLALASFLAFSLASLTFRPLDSLEQRNPRPPQSVIDAKADELHLNEPIPQRYVTWVSGIPHGDFGQTLTGQPVSQELGRRIGVSLRLLIVGSVVGTVLGVLIGAAGAVRQYRFSDYFTTIVSLLVLSTPVFLLATLLKYGALEINTAAGQQIFLYTGETSANAVHGVWNQFVDRLQHMIVPTLGLALGAMASYSRYQRNAMLDVLQSDFIRTARAKGLTRRHALYKHGLRTALIPMATLFAYSLGALITGATFTEKIFGWHGVGEWLVDAINAQDIYIVVTVTVFAGFVVLVSGLLSDIVYAILDPRVRVG from the coding sequence ATGACCGGCTTTCTGCTACGACGTGCGCTCAACTATGTCGTGCTGCTGGCACTGGCGTCCTTCCTGGCGTTCAGTCTGGCGTCGCTGACATTTCGCCCGCTGGACAGCCTCGAGCAGCGCAATCCGCGCCCGCCCCAGTCGGTGATCGACGCCAAAGCCGACGAGTTGCACCTGAACGAACCGATCCCGCAGCGCTACGTCACCTGGGTGAGCGGCATCCCCCACGGCGACTTCGGCCAGACCTTGACCGGGCAGCCGGTCAGTCAGGAACTGGGCCGCAGGATCGGGGTCAGCCTGCGTTTGCTGATCGTGGGCTCGGTCGTCGGCACGGTGCTCGGTGTCCTGATCGGTGCGGCCGGCGCCGTCCGGCAATATCGATTCAGCGATTACTTCACCACGATCGTCTCGCTACTGGTACTCAGCACACCCGTATTCCTGTTGGCCACACTCCTGAAATACGGTGCGCTGGAAATAAATACGGCCGCCGGCCAACAGATATTCCTCTATACCGGGGAAACATCGGCCAATGCCGTGCACGGCGTGTGGAATCAATTCGTGGACCGGCTGCAACACATGATCGTCCCGACGCTGGGCCTGGCGCTGGGCGCGATGGCGAGTTACAGCCGCTACCAGCGCAACGCCATGCTGGATGTGCTGCAGAGCGATTTCATCCGCACCGCACGGGCGAAGGGGCTCACCAGGCGGCACGCCCTGTACAAACACGGCCTGCGCACCGCGCTGATTCCGATGGCGACGCTGTTCGCCTACAGTCTCGGCGCGCTGATCACCGGCGCCACCTTCACCGAGAAGATCTTCGGCTGGCACGGCGTGGGGGAATGGCTGGTCGATGCGATCAACGCGCAGGACATCTACATCGTGGTGACCGTCACGGTGTTCGCGGGATTCGTCGTCCTGGTGTCGGGGCTGCTGTCCGACATCGTGTACGCGATCCTCGATCCGCGGGTGCGGGTCGGATGA
- a CDS encoding ABC transporter permease, with product MTESEIIAQGAPEPAAAGRRKLVWRRFLRNKPALAGGTVLILMLIGAFAVPPFLTYDYQERDPYSLLQPPSPAHPFGTNEIGQDMLAQTLHGLQKSLIIGICVALLTSLIAVTTGALAGLLGGWTDRAVMWLVDLLLVVPSFIVIAIFAPRTKGSGSIVLLIVLLAAFSWMISARIVRGLTLSLRDREFVRAARYMGASTRSVIVTHIVPNIASILIIDTTLAVGAAIMSETGLSFLGFGVQPPDVSLGSLIAFGTKSALTFPWLFLFPGGFLIAIVLCANLVGDGLRDAFDPSSQRARAGRKTDRSDRSARRAKSAAAGGDGQGSDKRVEAA from the coding sequence ATGACCGAATCCGAGATCATCGCCCAGGGCGCGCCGGAACCCGCGGCGGCCGGTCGGCGCAAGCTGGTGTGGCGCCGATTCCTGCGCAACAAGCCGGCACTGGCCGGCGGTACGGTCCTGATCCTGATGCTGATCGGCGCCTTCGCGGTACCGCCCTTCCTGACCTACGACTACCAGGAGCGCGACCCGTACTCGCTGCTGCAGCCGCCGAGTCCGGCCCATCCGTTCGGCACCAACGAGATCGGCCAGGACATGCTGGCCCAGACCCTGCACGGGCTGCAGAAGTCGCTGATCATCGGTATCTGTGTCGCACTGCTGACCTCGCTGATCGCGGTGACGACGGGCGCTCTCGCCGGGCTGCTCGGCGGCTGGACCGATCGAGCCGTCATGTGGCTGGTGGATCTGCTGCTGGTGGTGCCCAGCTTCATCGTCATCGCGATCTTCGCCCCGCGCACGAAGGGCAGTGGCTCGATCGTGCTGCTGATCGTATTGCTGGCCGCCTTCAGCTGGATGATCAGCGCCCGCATCGTGCGCGGTCTGACGCTGAGCCTGCGCGACCGTGAATTCGTCCGGGCCGCACGGTATATGGGCGCATCGACCCGATCGGTGATCGTCACCCACATCGTCCCCAACATCGCCTCGATCCTGATCATCGACACCACACTCGCCGTCGGCGCCGCGATCATGTCCGAAACCGGTTTGAGCTTCCTCGGTTTCGGGGTGCAGCCGCCGGATGTGTCCCTGGGTTCGCTGATCGCCTTCGGCACCAAATCCGCGCTGACCTTCCCGTGGCTGTTCCTGTTCCCGGGTGGTTTCCTGATCGCGATCGTGCTGTGCGCCAACCTCGTCGGCGATGGTCTGCGTGACGCGTTCGACCCGAGTTCGCAACGGGCGCGGGCCGGTCGTAAGACCGATAGATCCGATCGGTCGGCACGGCGCGCGAAGTCCGCCGCTGCCGGTGGCGATGGGCAGGGTTCGGACAAGAGGGTTGAAGCGGCATGA
- a CDS encoding ABC transporter ATP-binding protein, which translates to MTKTTESAERTDTRPGATPLLEVSDLHVSFPGEQGRIDAVRGVNYTVADGEVLAIVGESGSGKSVSSLAVMGLLPEQARIRGSIRLRGKELLGMGDKQLSALRGARISMVFQDPLSALTPVYRVGDQIAEALLAHKKMSKSQAAARAVELLDLVGIPEPALRAKAFPHEFSGGMRQRVVIAMAIANDPELIICDEPTTALDVTVQAQILDLLRKARDITGAGVIMITHDMGIAATLADRIAVMYAGRIVENAPAAELFNSPRMPYTVGLLGSIPRMDGPARAPLIPIVGAPPAMHALPPGCPFAPRCPVHIDDCSVAEPPLQDTGAGHRAACIRTAEVSSSELFAAYRQETDSTAAAEPTDSEVVLRVSGLTKIFPVTSGVVFKRRTGEVRAVDGIDFEVRKGRTLALVGESGSGKSTTLSQIMDLVKPEAGTIEIFGNDVATLTKQRVREIRRNLQIVFQDPSSSLDPRLPIFDALAEPLRVDGRSRDEIRKRVPELLKQVGLRAEHADRYPADFSGGQKQRINIARAMALDPQMLVLDEPVSSLDVSIQAGVLNLLRSLQTERGLSYLFVSHDLSVVRNLAHDIAVMYRGKIVESGPAEQIFAAPQHEYTRALIDAVPLPVVSR; encoded by the coding sequence ATGACCAAGACGACCGAATCCGCCGAGCGGACCGACACCCGGCCCGGCGCCACCCCCTTGCTCGAGGTGTCGGACCTGCACGTGTCCTTCCCTGGCGAACAGGGCCGCATCGACGCGGTGCGGGGCGTGAACTACACCGTCGCCGACGGTGAGGTGCTGGCCATCGTGGGTGAATCCGGTTCGGGTAAATCGGTGTCCTCACTGGCGGTGATGGGGCTGCTCCCCGAGCAGGCCCGGATCCGCGGCTCGATTCGCCTGCGCGGCAAGGAATTGCTGGGCATGGGTGACAAACAGCTGTCCGCGTTGCGCGGCGCGCGGATCAGCATGGTGTTCCAGGACCCGCTCTCGGCCCTCACCCCGGTCTATCGGGTCGGCGATCAGATCGCCGAAGCTCTGCTCGCGCACAAGAAGATGAGTAAATCGCAGGCCGCCGCACGTGCGGTGGAGCTGCTGGATCTGGTGGGCATTCCCGAACCCGCTTTGCGCGCCAAGGCCTTTCCGCACGAATTCTCCGGCGGTATGCGCCAGCGCGTGGTGATCGCGATGGCCATCGCCAACGATCCGGAACTGATCATCTGCGACGAGCCCACCACCGCGCTGGATGTGACGGTGCAGGCGCAGATTCTCGATCTGCTGCGCAAGGCGCGCGATATCACCGGCGCGGGCGTCATCATGATCACCCACGATATGGGGATCGCCGCCACGCTGGCCGATCGGATCGCGGTGATGTACGCCGGTCGCATCGTCGAAAACGCCCCGGCCGCCGAGCTGTTCAACTCGCCGCGGATGCCGTACACGGTCGGTCTGCTCGGCTCGATCCCGCGGATGGACGGCCCCGCCCGCGCACCGCTCATCCCGATCGTGGGCGCGCCGCCGGCCATGCACGCGCTACCGCCCGGATGCCCGTTCGCGCCGCGCTGCCCGGTGCACATCGACGACTGCTCGGTCGCGGAACCGCCGCTGCAGGACACCGGTGCGGGGCATCGGGCCGCCTGTATCCGCACCGCCGAGGTGAGCTCGTCCGAGCTGTTCGCCGCATACCGGCAGGAGACCGACAGCACCGCGGCCGCCGAGCCCACGGATTCCGAGGTGGTACTTCGGGTTTCGGGCCTGACCAAGATCTTCCCGGTGACCTCGGGCGTGGTCTTCAAGCGCCGCACCGGCGAGGTGCGCGCCGTCGACGGGATCGATTTCGAGGTCCGCAAGGGTCGCACCCTGGCCCTGGTCGGGGAATCCGGATCGGGGAAGTCGACCACGCTGAGTCAGATCATGGATCTCGTGAAACCGGAGGCGGGCACGATCGAGATCTTCGGCAACGATGTCGCCACGCTCACCAAACAGCGCGTCCGCGAGATCCGCCGCAATCTGCAGATCGTGTTCCAGGATCCGTCCTCATCGCTGGATCCGCGCCTGCCGATCTTCGACGCGCTCGCCGAACCGCTCCGTGTGGACGGCCGCTCCCGCGACGAAATCCGCAAGCGGGTACCGGAACTGCTGAAACAGGTCGGGCTCCGCGCCGAACACGCCGACCGCTATCCCGCGGACTTCTCCGGTGGACAGAAGCAGCGCATCAACATCGCGCGGGCGATGGCCTTGGATCCGCAGATGCTGGTGCTGGACGAACCGGTGTCGTCACTGGACGTCTCCATTCAGGCGGGCGTGCTGAACCTGCTGCGGAGTCTGCAGACCGAGCGCGGACTGTCGTATCTGTTCGTCTCCCACGATCTTTCGGTGGTGCGTAATCTCGCGCACGACATCGCCGTCATGTATCGCGGCAAGATCGTCGAATCGGGCCCGGCGGAGCAGATTTTCGCGGCGCCGCAGCACGAGTACACCCGTGCGCTGATCGACGCGGTTCCGCTTCCGGTCGTCTCACGCTAG
- a CDS encoding ABC transporter family substrate-binding protein: protein MQIRSRALRLAAVAIAAGMGVALAGCSAVNTASGPTELGNANDINPQPREAVRDGGNLRLAVSAFPSNWNTLSTDGNDLETAEIVWPLMPRSYVIDAAGQLAVNKDYFTDIQLTGTDPQQVTYTINPQAVWSDGSPITWEDIASQAHALSSTDKRYLIAINNGFDRVEKVERGVDDRQAVITFKQHYADWRGQFAGNAMLFPKSVTSDPETFNHALVSGTKQTAGPFVVQSTDRTQGRIVLARNPKWWGDRPKLDTITYSVMDRSAYAAALQNNELDAARLTSIEDLATVRTSSDLVVRHAPGNLWRHITFNGAPGSILADPALRVAIAKAIDRQGVANAIENGLVMNPKPLGNHIFVQGQQGYQDNSLPFDPDAAARELDALGWKLQGDVRVKDGRRLEIRDVMYNDPTWVRVAQIIQGDLAKVGVKMTIDTRPGQGFFTDVMIPGDFDTAQFLFSGDAFPLSSITQIYAYHPDDEQSNFGRIGSDELNALIDRTLNELDPQKAIDLANQVDRKVFEEGFSLPLTQDPGNYGVRTTVANYGAPGLASYDYTKIGFVS, encoded by the coding sequence GTGCAGATTCGTTCGCGGGCATTACGTCTGGCCGCAGTCGCGATCGCGGCCGGCATGGGGGTCGCCCTCGCCGGGTGTTCGGCGGTGAATACCGCCAGCGGCCCCACCGAACTCGGCAACGCCAACGACATCAATCCCCAACCGCGAGAAGCGGTGCGCGACGGTGGCAATCTCCGGTTGGCGGTCAGCGCGTTCCCGTCCAACTGGAACACCTTGTCCACCGATGGCAACGATCTCGAGACCGCGGAGATCGTCTGGCCGTTGATGCCGCGCTCGTACGTGATCGACGCCGCCGGCCAATTGGCCGTCAACAAAGACTATTTCACCGATATCCAGCTCACCGGCACCGATCCCCAACAGGTCACCTACACCATCAATCCCCAGGCGGTGTGGAGCGACGGATCGCCGATCACGTGGGAGGACATCGCATCTCAGGCGCACGCGCTGTCGAGTACCGACAAGCGCTATCTGATCGCGATCAACAACGGATTCGACCGGGTCGAGAAGGTGGAGCGCGGCGTCGACGATCGCCAGGCCGTGATCACCTTCAAGCAGCACTACGCCGATTGGCGAGGGCAGTTCGCGGGCAACGCGATGCTGTTCCCGAAATCGGTGACCTCAGATCCGGAGACCTTCAATCATGCGCTGGTCAGCGGGACCAAACAGACCGCCGGGCCGTTCGTGGTGCAGTCCACCGACCGGACACAGGGCCGAATCGTGCTGGCCCGCAATCCGAAGTGGTGGGGCGATAGGCCCAAGCTGGACACCATCACCTACAGCGTGATGGATCGATCCGCGTACGCCGCGGCGCTGCAGAACAACGAACTCGATGCCGCCCGGCTGACCTCCATCGAGGATCTCGCCACCGTGCGCACCAGTTCCGATCTGGTGGTCCGGCACGCGCCGGGCAATCTGTGGCGGCACATCACCTTCAACGGCGCACCGGGTTCGATTCTCGCCGACCCGGCGCTGCGGGTGGCGATCGCCAAGGCCATCGACCGGCAGGGCGTCGCGAATGCCATCGAGAACGGCCTGGTCATGAATCCCAAGCCACTCGGTAATCACATCTTCGTGCAGGGGCAGCAGGGCTATCAGGACAACAGCCTGCCCTTCGATCCCGATGCCGCGGCCCGCGAACTCGACGCGCTGGGCTGGAAATTGCAGGGCGATGTCCGCGTCAAGGACGGGCGCCGGCTCGAGATCCGCGATGTGATGTACAACGACCCGACCTGGGTGCGCGTCGCGCAGATCATTCAGGGCGATCTGGCGAAGGTCGGGGTGAAGATGACCATCGACACCCGGCCCGGCCAGGGATTCTTCACCGATGTGATGATTCCGGGCGATTTCGACACCGCCCAGTTCCTGTTCTCCGGCGATGCCTTCCCGCTCAGCAGCATCACGCAGATCTACGCGTATCACCCCGATGACGAGCAGAGCAATTTCGGCCGGATCGGCTCCGACGAACTGAATGCGCTCATCGACCGGACCCTCAACGAACTGGATCCGCAGAAGGCGATCGACCTCGCTAATCAGGTGGACCGCAAGGTCTTCGAAGAGGGATTCTCACTGCCGCTGACCCAGGATCCGGGCAACTACGGGGTGCGTACTACCGTCGCCAACTACGGCGCCCCCGGCCTGGCCTCCTACGACTACACCAAGATCGGCTTCGTAAGTTAG
- a CDS encoding ABC transporter family substrate-binding protein, which translates to MRIRSTMTRLAIPAAALGLLLSGCSGSNTGTGTSAIGATNDINPHDAADLRDGGNLRVPITEFPSNWNNLQIDGNNADFTSVERPMLPQAFGIDAAGIPHLNTDYFTSVELTGTDPQQVTYTINPKAVWTDGTPITWEDIASQAEALSGRNPEYLVASNGGFDRVAKVERGVDDRQAVLTFSKHYGEWQGQFAGNSMLYPKSVTSNPEAFNKSLVDGIKVTAGPFLVQSTDRAQGRITLGRNPKWWGSAPKLDNITFSVLDTSAWVPALQNNELDAIGIGSRGDLVTAQGVPNVSIRRAPAMQWSHLTFNGAPGSILADPKLRVAISKAIDRQGIANAIDNGLVADPRPLNNHIYLEGQKGYQDNALPYDPDTAARELDALGWKLNGDVREKDGRKLEVRDVMYNDPSWVQMAQIMQQNLAKIGVKLTIDTRPGQGLFTNVFQKGDFDLAQFSWVGDAFPLSGMNQIWGYNPNDMQGNYGRIGSPELNDLIEKTVSELDPNKAIDLANQVDRQIFAEGHSLPLLQSPGIVAARSDLANYGARGLATPDWTKVGYLK; encoded by the coding sequence ATGCGGATTCGTTCGACGATGACCCGGCTCGCGATCCCCGCGGCCGCGCTCGGTTTGCTGCTGTCGGGGTGTTCCGGCTCGAATACCGGCACCGGGACCTCCGCCATCGGCGCCACCAACGACATCAATCCCCATGATGCCGCCGATCTCCGCGACGGCGGAAATCTGCGGGTGCCGATCACGGAATTCCCGTCGAACTGGAACAACCTTCAAATCGACGGCAACAATGCCGATTTCACCTCGGTCGAGCGGCCGATGCTGCCACAGGCGTTCGGTATCGATGCCGCCGGGATCCCGCACCTCAACACCGACTATTTCACGAGTGTCGAGCTCACCGGTACCGATCCTCAACAGGTCACCTACACCATCAATCCGAAAGCGGTGTGGACCGACGGAACGCCGATCACCTGGGAGGACATCGCCTCCCAGGCCGAGGCGCTCAGTGGCAGAAACCCGGAATACCTGGTCGCCAGCAATGGCGGGTTCGATCGGGTGGCCAAGGTCGAGCGCGGTGTGGACGACCGGCAGGCGGTCCTCACTTTCAGCAAGCACTACGGCGAATGGCAGGGTCAGTTCGCGGGTAACAGCATGCTGTATCCGAAATCGGTGACCTCGAATCCGGAAGCGTTCAACAAGAGTCTCGTCGACGGGATCAAGGTGACGGCAGGACCGTTCCTCGTCCAGTCCACCGACCGTGCGCAGGGACGTATCACGCTGGGCCGCAACCCCAAATGGTGGGGTTCCGCACCCAAGCTCGACAACATCACGTTCAGTGTGCTCGACACATCGGCCTGGGTACCGGCATTGCAGAACAACGAACTCGATGCGATCGGCATCGGCAGCCGCGGGGATCTGGTGACCGCTCAGGGCGTTCCGAATGTGTCGATCCGCCGCGCGCCTGCCATGCAGTGGTCGCATCTGACCTTCAACGGCGCACCGGGTTCGATTCTCGCCGACCCCAAGCTCCGCGTCGCGATTTCGAAGGCGATCGATCGGCAAGGCATCGCCAACGCCATCGACAACGGCCTCGTGGCCGATCCCCGGCCGCTGAACAATCACATCTACCTGGAGGGGCAGAAGGGCTATCAGGACAACGCTCTGCCCTACGACCCCGACACCGCCGCCCGCGAACTCGACGCCCTGGGCTGGAAGCTCAACGGAGATGTCCGGGAGAAGGACGGCCGCAAACTCGAGGTCCGCGATGTGATGTACAACGATCCTTCCTGGGTGCAGATGGCCCAGATCATGCAGCAGAACCTCGCCAAGATCGGCGTCAAACTCACCATCGACACCCGGCCCGGACAAGGGCTGTTCACCAATGTGTTCCAGAAGGGCGATTTCGATCTGGCCCAGTTCTCCTGGGTCGGTGACGCGTTCCCGCTGAGCGGTATGAACCAGATCTGGGGGTACAACCCGAACGATATGCAGGGTAACTACGGCCGCATCGGTTCCCCGGAACTCAACGATCTGATCGAGAAGACCGTCTCCGAGCTGGATCCGAACAAGGCCATCGATCTGGCGAATCAGGTGGATCGGCAGATCTTCGCCGAAGGGCACTCTCTGCCCCTGCTGCAATCGCCCGGCATCGTCGCGGCCCGATCCGATCTGGCCAACTACGGCGCGCGCGGCCTGGCCACGCCCGACTGGACGAAAGTCGGCTACCTGAAGTGA
- a CDS encoding ArsR/SmtB family transcription factor: protein MSTADDPEAVPRASLEHPVVIDRVHLEAATSAFAMLADPTRLHILLLLAEGEADVTALIEACGASRTAVSQHLAKLRFTGMVETRRDGRHVIYRIRDGHLARLVREGLNLADHIVTGEPPHA from the coding sequence ATGAGCACAGCGGACGACCCGGAAGCCGTGCCCCGGGCGAGTCTCGAACATCCGGTGGTGATCGACCGTGTCCATCTCGAGGCCGCTACCTCGGCTTTCGCTATGCTCGCCGACCCCACCCGCCTGCATATCCTGCTACTGCTGGCCGAGGGTGAGGCCGATGTCACCGCGCTCATCGAGGCCTGTGGCGCCTCCCGCACCGCGGTCAGCCAGCATCTGGCCAAACTCCGCTTCACCGGCATGGTCGAGACCCGCCGCGACGGCCGCCACGTCATCTACCGGATTCGTGACGGCCACCTCGCCCGCCTGGTCCGCGAGGGGCTCAACCTCGCCGACCACATCGTCACCGGCGAACCGCCCCACGCCTGA
- a CDS encoding MFS transporter, whose translation MIEVLGHPQFRRLFTAQVVALVGTGLLTVALGLQAYDLAGSAAGAVLGTALAIKMVAYVGVAPVVSALAERVPRRMLLVSADAIRLMIALTLPFVDHIWQIYVLIFILQSASATFTPAFQAVIPAILPDERDYTRALSLSRLAYDLEALLSPVLAAGLLTVMSYHRLFLGTAAGFAVSAFMVVGTRLPRPAPATGSIPLVRRITRGARIMLAHPVLRGLLAMNLAVAAATALVVVNTVVYVRDLLHAPASAVGLALAVYGAGSMLVALNVPRLVRRMPDRQVMLTGCAVLPIGLAAAAALAAMPLTAELRWALLVVTWAGLGAGTSLINTPSARLLRDHSDSETRPAVFTAQFSLSHACFLITYPIAGWVGAGIGQFGAAAALALLATLATMTAARVWPIDTASGVETVSTR comes from the coding sequence GTGATCGAGGTATTGGGGCACCCGCAGTTCCGGCGGCTGTTCACCGCGCAGGTGGTCGCGTTGGTGGGAACCGGACTGCTCACGGTGGCGCTCGGGCTGCAGGCCTACGACCTGGCGGGTAGTGCGGCCGGGGCGGTGCTGGGCACGGCACTGGCGATCAAGATGGTCGCGTATGTCGGTGTGGCGCCGGTGGTTTCGGCTCTCGCCGAGCGGGTGCCGCGACGTATGCTGCTGGTGTCGGCGGATGCCATCCGGTTGATGATCGCGCTGACGCTGCCGTTCGTCGATCACATCTGGCAGATCTACGTCCTCATCTTCATCCTGCAATCGGCCTCGGCCACCTTCACCCCGGCCTTTCAAGCGGTGATTCCCGCGATACTGCCCGACGAGCGGGACTACACGCGCGCGTTATCGCTGTCCCGGCTGGCCTACGACCTGGAAGCGCTGCTCAGTCCCGTGCTGGCGGCCGGGCTCCTGACAGTGATGAGTTACCACCGGCTCTTCCTCGGCACCGCAGCGGGTTTCGCGGTGTCGGCGTTCATGGTGGTCGGCACCCGGCTGCCGCGACCGGCGCCCGCCACCGGCTCTATTCCGTTGGTGCGGCGCATCACTCGGGGCGCCCGGATCATGCTGGCGCATCCGGTGCTGCGCGGTCTGCTGGCGATGAACCTCGCCGTCGCCGCCGCGACCGCCCTGGTGGTGGTGAACACCGTGGTGTACGTGCGGGATCTGCTGCATGCTCCGGCGTCGGCGGTCGGACTCGCGCTCGCCGTCTACGGTGCCGGTTCCATGCTCGTCGCGCTGAATGTGCCGCGGCTGGTCCGCCGGATGCCCGACCGCCAGGTGATGCTCACCGGCTGCGCGGTACTCCCGATCGGACTGGCGGCCGCGGCAGCCCTCGCCGCGATGCCGCTCACCGCCGAGCTTCGATGGGCGCTGCTGGTGGTGACCTGGGCCGGTCTCGGGGCGGGTACCTCATTGATCAACACACCATCGGCGCGCCTGCTGCGCGACCACTCCGATTCCGAAACCCGTCCAGCCGTATTCACCGCTCAGTTCTCCCTGTCGCACGCCTGTTTCCTGATCACCTACCCGATCGCCGGTTGGGTGGGGGCGGGAATCGGGCAGTTCGGTGCGGCGGCGGCGCTGGCGCTGCTGGCTACACTGGCGACGATGACGGCCGCGCGGGTGTGGCCGATCGACACCGCCTCGGGTGTCGAAACGGTGTCGACGAGATGA
- a CDS encoding carboxymuconolactone decarboxylase family protein, translating to MESRFNLAGNALGSKFAKRFGNASMVVLQSTLPKTTQDLMMLRVSQINGCGWCTDVHSKDLAHAGQSSTRINLVAAWRESTVFTEPERAALALAEEGTRLADAGRGVSDETWADVRKHYDDDQIAALVALVAQINAANRLGVIVRQQGGSYEPGMFAEVTE from the coding sequence ATGGAATCCCGTTTCAACCTCGCCGGCAACGCCCTCGGCAGCAAGTTCGCCAAGCGGTTCGGCAACGCCAGCATGGTCGTCCTTCAGTCGACACTGCCGAAGACGACCCAGGATCTGATGATGCTGCGCGTCAGCCAGATCAACGGCTGCGGCTGGTGCACCGATGTGCACAGCAAGGATCTCGCCCATGCCGGGCAATCCTCGACGCGGATCAATCTGGTTGCCGCCTGGCGTGAATCGACGGTCTTCACCGAGCCCGAGCGGGCCGCGCTCGCCCTGGCCGAGGAGGGCACCCGCCTCGCCGACGCGGGGCGCGGTGTCTCCGATGAGACCTGGGCCGACGTGCGCAAGCATTACGACGATGACCAGATCGCGGCCCTGGTCGCGCTGGTCGCCCAGATCAATGCCGCGAATCGGCTCGGCGTGATCGTTCGGCAGCAGGGCGGTTCCTACGAGCCCGGTATGTTCGCCGAGGTCACGGAGTAG